The sequence CACGTACGCCGAGTCGATCGGCACCACCTCGGCGCCGTGCTTCGTCGCCAGCACCGACATCCGCTGCGGGAGATCGGCGGGATTGCCGGCCGTCCGGATGAGCGCCGTGCCGATCGGATACGAGCGGCCGCCCAGCGTGAAAGCGCCGCCCACGCTGTGGACGCGCAGGCCGTCGGCCAGCGCCTCCGCCGTCAGCGCCGCGCCGGCCGCGCCCCACGGCACGAGATAGCCGACCGTGGCCGGGCCCACCGTCCGCGCCGGCGGCGGGGCATCGTAGGCGGCCGAGACCGGGTCCGCCTTGGCCGTGATGGCCGCGGGGCTCGTCACCACCTCCACGTCGAACATCAGCGGCAGGCTCCAGGCCGTGATGTCGTAGATCTGGTCCGGCTGGCGGCGCTGCCGGCGCTCCTCCTGGCGCGCGATGAAGGCCGCGTCCTGCTTCGTGTCCGCGTCGAGCAGGTTGCGGACGAGCCGGGCCGCGGGCTGGGCGTTCGACACCAGGTACGCACCCGCGGGCACCTTCCGCGTGCCGATCGTGAGGGCCTCGGTGGCGCGCCTGACCTCGATGCCCTGCGTGGCCAGGTTGCGCGCGAGCGCCGCCGTCCGCGATGGATCATGTCCGGGCAGCAGTACGTACTCGCGCACGGCCGCCTTCTCGCCCTCCGTCACGGCGCTCCGCCGGAAGTCGATGAAGTCGCGCACCAGCCGCTCCCGGTTCCGGGCCGCCGTGATCGCGGTCGTGATGGCGGAGTTGAAGTGGTGCATGACGCCGTCGCGGAACGTCATGACCGTGCCGTCGGTGCGGGCGAACGAGAGCGCGCGGGCCGACGCCTGCTCGTAGGTCATGCCGATCGAGCCGTGCATCATCGGCCAGCTGTCCCCGTAGCCCGGGTAGAAGCCGTCGTAGACCTCGCGGATGTAGTACGGCCAGCCGCGCTCGTCGAAGCGGGCGGCGTTGGCCTTGCCGAACAGCTCGAACCCGTCGCGCTGGGCCTTCGTGTAGTGCGGGTTGATGGGATCGGCCGGCGGGGCGAAGTAATAGGTGTTGTTGCCGCCCTGCTCGTGGAGGTCCACGTTGACCTCCGGGAAATACTCGAGGGCGATCTTGATGCGGCCGCGCGTCTCCGGCTGGGTCTGGGCGAACCAGTCGCGGTTCATGTCGAACAGGTAGTGGTTCGACCGTCCGCCCGGCCAGGGCTCGTCGTGCTCGGCGTTGTAGGGCGTCGGGTCGGGCGACGCCGCCCGGCCCTGCAGGTTCTGGAAGATGAACCGCGCACGGCCGTCCGGATTCTGCATCGGGTCGATGAGCACGAGGGCGTCGCGCAGCACCTGGTCGACGCCCGCGTCCCCGCGGGCCGCGAGCAGGTGGTACGCCTCGAGCAGCGCCGCGTCGCCGGAGCTGATCTCGTTCCCGTGGACGCCGTGCACCAGCCACACCACCACGGGCAACGTCGCGGACAGGCGCTCGGCCTCCGCGGCCGAGAGCCCCCGCGGATCGGCAGCCCGCGCGATGTCGGCCTTCACCCGATCGAGCGCCGCGATCCGCTCGGCGCTCCCGACGACGAGCAGCCACAGCGGGCGTCCCTCCCACGTCCGCGCGTACTCCACGAGCGTCGTGCGCTCGGGCGCGGCCTGGGCCAGCGCGCGCAGGTAGACGCCCATCTGCTCGGGCGTCGTGATCTCGGCGCCGTGGTCGTGGCCGACCACCTGCCGGAGCGTCGGGATCTTCGGGTCGTACTGAGCGCCGGGCCAGAACGGCTCGTCACCCGACTGGGCGCCTGCCAGCCTCGCGACGGAGAGGACGACGACGGACAGGACGGCGATCGAACTATGCGCGCATGGCCCGCCAGTGTAACAGCGGGCCACGGCGGCGACGGCGCGGTGCGCGGGGGGACGGCTACTCGGTGCCGGGCGCCTTGGGCATCAGGCTCGGCAGCGCCCCCGGCGACTCGACGACCTTCTGCGCGGCGAGGTTCATCACCGTGGCGCCGTTCTTGAGGGACTGCAGGAAGGCCGTGCGCAGGAGCTGTTCCTTGCGGCCGCGCAGCGTGGCCGTGATGCCGTCCTTGACGGCGGGCGTGTTCAGGTCGCGCTGTCCGGCCGCTTCCTTCGCCACGACCAGGACGATCTGATAGACGCCGCCGGCGTTCACGGTGTGAATGGTGCCGGGCTCGGACTTCAGCACGGCGTCGCGCAGCTGCGGCGGGGCCTGGCGGATCCGGGAGACCGGCACGAAGCCCAGGTCGCCCCCCCGCGGGGCCGAGTCCGGGTCCTCGGAGAAGTCACGGGCGAGATCGGGGAACGACGCGCCCTGCTTCAGCCGCTCCGTGAGCATCTGCATCTTCTGCGCGGCCTCCTGGGGGGTCGTCGCGTCGTTGCCCGCCCGGTTCGCGGTCTGCTGGTCGGGCCCGGCCGTCACCACGATCTGCGCCAGGTGGATGGCGTCCTCGGGGAAGTTGAACTGGGCCTTGTTGGCCTCGTAGAACGACGACAGTTCCTGGTCGCTCACGTTCACCTTGGCCGTGATCTCCTGCTCGATCACCTTGCGCGCGATGAGCTCCTTGCGCACGCCCTCGCGCATCTCGTCGGCCGTCAGCTGGCGGCTCTTCAGCTCGTTCTGGAAGGCCTCGTCGGGGATGTCCTTCTTGGCGTCGTTGAACGCCGCGTCCACCTCGGTGGGCGTGACCTCGATCTTCAGCGTCTGCGCCTTCGCGATGAGCAGGTCCTGCACGATCATGTCCTCGAGCAGCTGGAGCTTCGCGGTGAGGAGCTCCTCCTGCGAGGGCGTGGCCGTCGTCTGCAGGGCGCGGCGATAGGCCTTGTCCACCTCGGCACCCGTGATCTCGCGGCCGTTCACCACGGCCCAGGCGTCGGCCGACGGCGCCGGCGTGGCAGCCCCGCCGGAGGAACCGCAGGCGCCCGCCAGGGCGGCCAGCAGCAGCGGCATCACGAGCGACGAGGCGGATGGAACCCGGCTGGAGCGATTGAACATCCCCCTAGATTATCGCGAGACGGCACCGGCCGGGCTGGCGGCCTGCCTGCCGCCGGACGGCCGGGACGTCGCTGGGCCGGGCCACCCGGCTCCCCGCGCGCCTCAGCGGTCCACGTAGGCCACGATCCGCTGGGTCAGGCGGCCCATGCGATCCTCGGCCTCGCCGTAGGGCTCGGTGATGGCGTTCAGGAAGAACGCCACCACGACGGGCCCCGACTTCGCGTAGACGATGCCCACGTCGTTGGCCAGCACCGGCGGGAAGTCGCCCGTCTTGTGCGCCACCGCCACCCCCGGCGGCAGGAAGTGCGGCAGGCGCCGCGCGCCCGACTGCTGGGCGCGGAGCATCCGGAGCAGCTCCTCGGCCCCCGTCTTCGACGGCAGCTCGCGCCGCTCGATCGCCTCCAGCATGCGGCCGGTGGCCCGGGGCGTGAGCTCGCCGAGCCAGTAGGCGTGGTCGCCGTTGGTCTTCGCGTTCCGGTCGTCACTCGGCGCGAGGGCGTTGTACTTCGCGAAGAGGTCGCCCGTCGTCTGCACGAGGGTCATGCCGTCGGCGTAGCCCTTGTTCGCGATCCAGGCGTTCACGGCGTCGACGCCGCCCGCCAGGCCGATGGCCAGATCGGTGGCCGTGTTGTCGCTCGTGATGATCATCTGCAGGATGACGTCCCGGATCGTCGGCTGCAGGCCCGGGTCGTGGTAGCGGAACACGCCGGACCCGCCGCGCACGTCCTCGGCGCGGAGCGAGATCCGCCGGGCCAGGTCGATCGTCCCGGCGTCGGCCATCTCCAGCAGTTTCACGGCCACCGGGATCTTGATGACGCTGGCGCTGTTGAAGACGTCGTCGGCGCGGACGGCGCCTTCTTCGCCCGTCGTGAGGTGCTTCACCCAGATGCCGCTGCGGGCCGGGATCGCGGGGATCTCGGCATCGAGCAGCGCCTGCAGCGTGGCCGGCTGCGGCGAGCCGGTCGGCGGCCCGAGGGAGCGGGTGGGCGGGTCGGCATTGCAGGCCGCGAGGACGGCGGCCGCCAGGGTGAGGAGCGCGAGTCGCATCCGGACCTCCTATCGCGATGCCTGCAGGTCGTGGACCTCGAGCGCCGCGGTGAGGGCCATGGCGCCGCCGCGGTCGTCGGGGCCGATGATGGCCGGCCGGTTCAGGTAGTACTCGCGGGTGGCGTCGCGTCCGGCGCCGGTGCCGGTGCAGACGTCCACCAGCTCGCCGGCGTCGGTCACGCGGACCTGGACGGCGCGCCAGCCCTTGTCCACCACGTCGTCGAAGCTCCGGTCGAGCCATCCCAGGCGCACGCCCCGCGCCATGGCCGCGACGATCATGGCCGTGGCCGTCAGCTCGCGATAGGTGCCGGGCTCGTCGATCACCTGGTGCCAGGCGCCGTCGGGGGCCTGGTGACGCCGCATGCCGTCCATCAGCCGCCGGAAGGCCTCGAGCACGGCAGGCCGTGCCGGCCACGTCGCGGGCAGGTGCGTCAGCGCCTCCATGAGGCCGAACGCCGCGAACCCGTTGCCACGGCCCCAGGCGTAGGGGCCGCTGCGGGCGTGGACGAACACGCGGTCGGGACGCTGGAGCCGCGTGACATACGTGGTGAGCAGGCGGGCGACCGCGTCGGCGTACCGGACCTCGCCCGTCCGCTCGGCCGCGCGCGCCAGGACCGAGGTCGCCATGAACATGTCGTCGGTCCACGACGTGGCGAAGCGGACGATCTCGTCTGGCCCTTGTCCCAGGATGGCGTCGGCGGCACGTCGCGCGAGCGCGTCGGCATCGTCGTGGCCCCCGAGCGCCGCCAGGTCGAAGAACGCCTGGTGGCCGGCCAGGCTCGTGAGGAGTGGCGTCGCGCCGATGGCGGGCTTCTCGCCGGTGAGGAACGGCTGCATCTGGGCAACGGCCCGATCCCGGTACTGCGGATCGCCCGTGATCGCCGACACCCGAAACGCGCCGCTCCAGGCGAGCGCCGGGATGTAGCTCATGATCGGATTGGCCGGGTAGCGCGCGGCGAGCAGCCGCGCGAGGTCGAGCGGCGACCGGAGCTGCCTGGCCATCAGCGCGCGCCCGAGCGGCGACGGCGACGGCGTGGGCCGCAGGTCCAGGAACTCCCGAAGCGCGCGCGCCACGTCGGCCGGCGGACCGCTGACCTGCACGGCAGCCACCGGCGCCAGGCCCGCGGGCGCCGCGGCGCCGAGCGCGCCGGCCAGCGACGTGGCGGCGGCCTCGCCGCTGCCGGGCACCCGCGACCGCGCCAGCGGGTTGGCCCGCCACTCGAGCGCCGGGCCGCGCCGGATCTCGATGACGAGGTCCGGTCCGAGCATGGTCACCCACCGCCACAGGAAGCGCGTCTCGCGCAACTCCGGGGCATCGTAGTACCCGCCGTCGGGCGGGAACGCCGGCTCGGGCCCGGCCGCGGGCGTGCCGCCGCCGGCCACGGAGGCCGGATCGCAGCGATCGGGCAGGGCGCAGGGCACGGCGGCCACCTGCCAGCGCCGGCGGTTGCGCATCTCGACGAAGTCGCCGAAGCGCCACGTGAGCAGGTCCAGCACCGCCTGCGCACCGTCGGCTGCCCCGTCGAGTCCGCCGACGAGCACGATGCGCGGCTGCGAGGCCAGCGCCGTCACCGCCGGCTCGATCGCCGCGATGCCGCGCCCCCTGGCGGTGAGCCCGATCGGCGCGACGACGTAGGGCTCCCCGGCCGGCGCCACGGCCATGAGCGAAGCCGCCAGGGATCCTGGAGGGGTCTGCCCGCCAGCGGCTCCGGCACAGGCCGCGAGCATGGCGAGGGCTGCGCCGGCGGCGCGACGACGGTCGATCATCCCGACAGCATACCCGCGGCGAACCGCAAGCCCGGCGGTCCGCCGGGGCAGCGCTACTTCTGCTTCGCCTCGAGCGCCGTGAGCCGCGCCTCGAGGGCCGCCATCGCGTCGGACAGCGCGGTGAGATCGCCGCCGCGCGGGGTGGCGGCCGTCGTGGGGCTCGATCGCGGTCCCCCCGGGCACGGCGGCGGACCGGTGTGGAACAGGAACGGCTGATTGTTGTTCAGGCTGTTGTCCGAGTAGCCGCCGTTCAGGTCCACGATGCTGATGCTCGCCAGCGTGTGCAGGCCGCGCCCGCCAACCTGGATCGTCGTCATCCCGAACATGATGGTGCCGTTGGATTGCGCGACGGCAACGCCCGTCACCGGCAGGTTCAGGCCGCCGCACTCCTGCTCGAACCCTTCCAGCCTGTAGATGCTGCCCACCTGCGTGATGGTGAGGTTGAGGACACTGCCGTAGGGCGCGACCCTCCAGCGGAACGTGCCGAGCGTCTGGGCGTCGGCCGAGGCGGTGACGACGAGCGCGAGCGTGGCGGCAAGGGCGATGCGCATGGGACCTCCAGGGTCGGGCGGCGGCCGATCATACCAGCCCGTCCCTGGAGAAGAGCGCCGGACGCCGCGGCCGACCATCAGGGCAGGCGGGCCAGCGCCCACACGTTCATCTGCAGGTAGTCGGCGCGGCCATCGGGCCCGAGGCCGAACACGATCGTCTCGGTGCCGCCGCGCGGCAGGTCCACCAGAAACCGCCCCGGCGTGGCCAGGGCGCGCATCGGGAAGTCGCGGCCGAACCGCTTCAGGATCAGCGCCGGCCCGCGGGCCACCACCTCCACGGTGAAGCGGCGGGGATTGGCGAAGCGTCCCAGATAGCGCGCGGCTTCCTCAGACGTCAGAGGGCCTGCGCGCAGGGCCGGCGTGCCTTCGACGAGCGGGGGCGACGGTGGTCCGGAGTCGGCCGCGGCCCGACGGAGGGCCGCCAGGTGCCGGGCC comes from Vicinamibacterales bacterium and encodes:
- a CDS encoding M14 family metallopeptidase, which produces MARCYTGGPCAHSSIAVLSVVVLSVARLAGAQSGDEPFWPGAQYDPKIPTLRQVVGHDHGAEITTPEQMGVYLRALAQAAPERTTLVEYARTWEGRPLWLLVVGSAERIAALDRVKADIARAADPRGLSAAEAERLSATLPVVVWLVHGVHGNEISSGDAALLEAYHLLAARGDAGVDQVLRDALVLIDPMQNPDGRARFIFQNLQGRAASPDPTPYNAEHDEPWPGGRSNHYLFDMNRDWFAQTQPETRGRIKIALEYFPEVNVDLHEQGGNNTYYFAPPADPINPHYTKAQRDGFELFGKANAARFDERGWPYYIREVYDGFYPGYGDSWPMMHGSIGMTYEQASARALSFARTDGTVMTFRDGVMHHFNSAITTAITAARNRERLVRDFIDFRRSAVTEGEKAAVREYVLLPGHDPSRTAALARNLATQGIEVRRATEALTIGTRKVPAGAYLVSNAQPAARLVRNLLDADTKQDAAFIARQEERRQRRQPDQIYDITAWSLPLMFDVEVVTSPAAITAKADPVSAAYDAPPPARTVGPATVGYLVPWGAAGAALTAEALADGLRVHSVGGAFTLGGRSYPIGTALIRTAGNPADLPQRMSVLATKHGAEVVPIDSAYVESGTSLGSPDVAFVKPPRVLLAWDAPTSTLSAGWTRFVLERRYGVAVTAVRTSALGRANLSDYDVVVLPSGNYADAIGGAVLSRLKDWIRQGGTLVTLAEATRWAATTQAGLLDTNALLKDGKPDLPPPSDQKPTGASATQDYDKAIQPDRERPDAQPGALLRATVDTDHWLSAGQDAETQVVIEGSRVFAPIKLNAGRNVVYYADKEHLVASGLIWPEGQDLLVRKAYLMHEPMGQGHVIGFAEEPTYRGYAEGTMLLFINAVLLGPAY
- a CDS encoding SurA N-terminal domain-containing protein, with amino-acid sequence MFNRSSRVPSASSLVMPLLLAALAGACGSSGGAATPAPSADAWAVVNGREITGAEVDKAYRRALQTTATPSQEELLTAKLQLLEDMIVQDLLIAKAQTLKIEVTPTEVDAAFNDAKKDIPDEAFQNELKSRQLTADEMREGVRKELIARKVIEQEITAKVNVSDQELSSFYEANKAQFNFPEDAIHLAQIVVTAGPDQQTANRAGNDATTPQEAAQKMQMLTERLKQGASFPDLARDFSEDPDSAPRGGDLGFVPVSRIRQAPPQLRDAVLKSEPGTIHTVNAGGVYQIVLVVAKEAAGQRDLNTPAVKDGITATLRGRKEQLLRTAFLQSLKNGATVMNLAAQKVVESPGALPSLMPKAPGTE
- a CDS encoding serine hydrolase, translated to MRLALLTLAAAVLAACNADPPTRSLGPPTGSPQPATLQALLDAEIPAIPARSGIWVKHLTTGEEGAVRADDVFNSASVIKIPVAVKLLEMADAGTIDLARRISLRAEDVRGGSGVFRYHDPGLQPTIRDVILQMIITSDNTATDLAIGLAGGVDAVNAWIANKGYADGMTLVQTTGDLFAKYNALAPSDDRNAKTNGDHAYWLGELTPRATGRMLEAIERRELPSKTGAEELLRMLRAQQSGARRLPHFLPPGVAVAHKTGDFPPVLANDVGIVYAKSGPVVVAFFLNAITEPYGEAEDRMGRLTQRIVAYVDR
- a CDS encoding glycoside hydrolase family 88 protein yields the protein MIDRRRAAGAALAMLAACAGAAGGQTPPGSLAASLMAVAPAGEPYVVAPIGLTARGRGIAAIEPAVTALASQPRIVLVGGLDGAADGAQAVLDLLTWRFGDFVEMRNRRRWQVAAVPCALPDRCDPASVAGGGTPAAGPEPAFPPDGGYYDAPELRETRFLWRWVTMLGPDLVIEIRRGPALEWRANPLARSRVPGSGEAAATSLAGALGAAAPAGLAPVAAVQVSGPPADVARALREFLDLRPTPSPSPLGRALMARQLRSPLDLARLLAARYPANPIMSYIPALAWSGAFRVSAITGDPQYRDRAVAQMQPFLTGEKPAIGATPLLTSLAGHQAFFDLAALGGHDDADALARRAADAILGQGPDEIVRFATSWTDDMFMATSVLARAAERTGEVRYADAVARLLTTYVTRLQRPDRVFVHARSGPYAWGRGNGFAAFGLMEALTHLPATWPARPAVLEAFRRLMDGMRRHQAPDGAWHQVIDEPGTYRELTATAMIVAAMARGVRLGWLDRSFDDVVDKGWRAVQVRVTDAGELVDVCTGTGAGRDATREYYLNRPAIIGPDDRGGAMALTAALEVHDLQASR